From the Streptomyces sp. Tu 2975 genome, one window contains:
- the nrdR gene encoding transcriptional regulator NrdR: protein MHCPFCRHPDSRVVDSRTTDDGTAIRRRRQCPDCARRFTTVETASLMVIKRSGVTEPFSRTKVISGVRKACQGRPVTEDALAQLGQRVEEAVRATGSAELTTHDVGLAILGPLQELDLVAYLRFASVYRAFDSLEDFEAAIAELRDGRPPAEEGGSRGAAEVPVPATAAD from the coding sequence ATGCACTGTCCTTTCTGCAGGCATCCCGACAGTCGAGTCGTCGACAGTCGCACCACCGACGACGGAACGGCGATCCGGCGGCGCCGGCAGTGTCCGGACTGCGCCCGCCGCTTCACAACGGTCGAGACCGCATCGCTCATGGTGATCAAGCGCAGTGGCGTGACCGAGCCCTTCAGCCGCACCAAGGTCATCTCCGGCGTGCGCAAGGCGTGCCAAGGTCGGCCGGTCACCGAGGACGCTCTCGCCCAGCTCGGGCAGCGGGTCGAGGAGGCGGTGCGCGCCACCGGCAGTGCCGAGCTGACCACCCATGACGTAGGGCTGGCCATACTGGGCCCGCTGCAGGAGCTCGACCTCGTCGCCTACCTGCGCTTCGCGTCCGTCTACCGGGCGTTCGACTCACTCGAAGACTTCGAGGCTGCCATTGCGGAGCTCCGCGACGGGCGGCCTCCTGCTGAGGAAGGCGGGAGTCGCGGGGCCGCAGAGGTCCCCGTTCCCGCCACCGCCGCCGACTGA
- the lexA gene encoding transcriptional repressor LexA — protein sequence MTTTADSATITAQDRSQSRFEPVQAMNDTGTTPEGPKPGRSLPGRPPGIRADSSGLTDRQRRVIEVIRDSVQRRGYPPSMREIGQAVGLSSTSSVAHQLMALERKGFLRRDPHRPRAYEVRGSDQPSTQPTDTTGKPAASYVPLVGRIAAGGPILAEESVEDVFPLPRQLVGDGELFVLKVVGDSMIEAAICDGDWVTVRRQPVAENGDIVAAMLDGEATVKRFKRENGHVWLLPHNAAYQPIPGDEATILGKVVAVLRRV from the coding sequence GTGACCACCACCGCCGACAGTGCCACCATCACTGCCCAGGACCGCTCACAGAGCCGATTCGAGCCGGTGCAAGCCATGAATGACACAGGCACGACCCCGGAGGGGCCCAAGCCCGGGCGCTCACTGCCCGGGCGACCTCCTGGCATCAGGGCGGACAGCTCCGGCCTCACGGACAGGCAGCGGCGCGTCATCGAGGTGATCCGCGACTCCGTCCAGCGACGGGGCTACCCGCCGTCGATGCGTGAGATCGGCCAGGCGGTCGGACTCTCGAGCACGTCTTCGGTGGCGCACCAGCTCATGGCCCTGGAGCGCAAGGGGTTCCTGCGCAGGGACCCGCACCGCCCCCGGGCGTACGAGGTCCGCGGCTCCGACCAGCCCAGCACCCAGCCCACGGACACCACCGGCAAGCCCGCCGCCTCTTATGTCCCCCTTGTCGGCCGCATCGCGGCCGGTGGCCCCATCCTCGCCGAGGAATCCGTCGAGGACGTCTTCCCCCTCCCCCGGCAGCTGGTCGGCGACGGTGAGCTCTTCGTACTGAAGGTCGTCGGAGACTCGATGATCGAAGCTGCGATCTGCGACGGGGACTGGGTGACCGTACGACGCCAGCCCGTGGCGGAGAACGGCGACATCGTGGCAGCCATGCTCGACGGCGAGGCCACGGTCAAGCGCTTCAAGCGGGAGAACGGCCACGTCTGGCTCCTCCCCCACAACGCCGCTTACCAGCCCATCCCCGGCGACGAGGCGACCATCCTGGGCAAGGTGGTGGCGGTGCTGCGACGGGTGTGA